In Candidatus Deferrimicrobiaceae bacterium, the genomic window GTACTCGATGCTCAGGCCGATCACCTTGCGGCGGTCCGTTCGGTACACCTCGTCGGGGAGCGGGATATCCTTGAGGATCGGGACGTTGGCCACTTTCCAGCCGTGCACCGCCAGATACATGCTCAAGGGGGTTTTCCCGCAGCGCGAGACGCCGAGGATCACGATGTCGGCGCCGGGAAGGTCATCGGGCATCTTGCCGTCGTCGTGAAACACGGTGAAGTCGATCGCCTCGACCCTGTCGAAGTAGTCCTTGCGGAGCTTCCGGTAAAGCCCGGGTTTTTCGAGGGGCCTGGCGCGGGACTGTGCCGCCACCCGTTCGAGCAAAGGCCCCATGAGGTCGATGGTCACGACGCCGTGCTCCTTGCCGAGGCGGACGAGTGCTTTTCTCAGTCCGCTTTCCACCAGGGTGTGCACGACCGTCCCGCCTTCGGCCGATGCCTTCTTCATCACTTCCCGGATCTGCCGCAGATTGCGGACGTGGCCCTTCTTGATGACCGGCACGTCGAGCTTCGGGAACTGCGCAAGCGCGGTCTCCACGATCTGCTGGCCGCTTGTTCCCGAGCCGCCGGAGACGATGTAGACCGGCGGCGGGACCTTCTTCCCCTTGGCCTTGTCGCTGCCCACGGTTTCCTTTCCGTTGTCCGAGGTTGCATGGGATGCCGGGCACTGCCGCCCGAAATCAATCTATCAGGCCGCGGAGCGGTTTTCCAATCGACTTCGGGGACGGCGGGCGCACCCGCTTCCGGGACCGGATTCATACCGAGAGGAATTGCCGGCCGGGTTGGAATTGTGGGACGATGAGGATGACATGCCTATTATGGTTGGCCATCCTCGTTTTTACCGAAACGGGAAACCGCCGGCTTACCCTCAGAGAAGGGACGCCGCGAGGATGCGGTTGTAGATTCTTCCTGCCTCGGGAATCGACAGCCTGTTCGGGAGTCGATCGAGGATTTCCGGCAGGGACCGGAGGCCCGCAATTTCCACTCCCCGGGCCTTTCCCTGAACTTTCACATGCGCGTCCGCAAACAGGATGACCGGCTCGGGGAGGGGAGTGGTGATCCCATACTCGGCGAGCGATCCTCTCACCAGGAAACACTGGGCCCACGCCCGCCGGATCAAATCTTTTCCGAACGGCCGGCCGTTCCGCAGGAGTTGATTCCCGTCGAAGGTCACTTCTCCGGTGTGGCTTTTCGTTTCCAGGGTGAAGATCCCTTTCGGACCGATGAGGATGCGGCCGATCATTCCTTTCCCCGAGTCGAAGTCGTGAACGACGAAATATCCCTCCGGCAGACTCTCGAGAACATCCCGGACCGCTACCTCCGC contains:
- a CDS encoding kinase/pyrophosphorylase, with product MGSDKAKGKKVPPPVYIVSGGSGTSGQQIVETALAQFPKLDVPVIKKGHVRNLRQIREVMKKASAEGGTVVHTLVESGLRKALVRLGKEHGVVTIDLMGPLLERVAAQSRARPLEKPGLYRKLRKDYFDRVEAIDFTVFHDDGKMPDDLPGADIVILGVSRCGKTPLSMYLAVHGWKVANVPILKDIPLPDEVYRTDRRKVIGLSIEY
- a CDS encoding nuclease-related domain-containing protein, with protein sequence MAKTTTAPGRAAEQNKAGPGAPKMPIPLLVAGTSAMAGVFLISLFFPQNVKNIGSFGPGALVAAFVVGVAAIQYLETYSREKGRRGRDAGMGADAEVAVRDVLESLPEGYFVVHDFDSGKGMIGRILIGPKGIFTLETKSHTGEVTFDGNQLLRNGRPFGKDLIRRAWAQCFLVRGSLAEYGITTPLPEPVILFADAHVKVQGKARGVEIAGLRSLPEILDRLPNRLSIPEAGRIYNRILAASLL